Genomic window (Vampirovibrionales bacterium):
GCTTTCGCCAATTTTGGCAGTGCTGGCGGTCATCACGCCGGTATGATTAATGGTTCTGGCGTACAGGGCTTCAATTAATTTGGCTTTTAAGCGAATCTCCTGCGCGCTAAGCGTTCCGCTGTTGTCGATAGCGCTTTGCAGGCCGTCAATCTGAGCTTTAACGCTTTCATCGATCGTGACTTCAACCGATTGCGTCGGGCTGACCTGCATACGCACGACATCGCCAGCGGCAAGCGCAATACGCCCTTCAGGCGCATAAATATTGCCGCTGTTTTTAATCGCGCCGCCTGCCAGCACGACAAAGCCGCCGGGCTGCGTGGTGATATCGCCGCGGTTGTCAATGAGCCCTGCGCCCACGCCGTCGGGCCGCGAAAAGGTCCAGTTCTGCGCCAGATAATCGGCGCTGGACAGGTGCAACGTCGTGGCAATTAAATTGCCGACATTCACGTTGGCTGTATTGCCGAACGTCAGACCCGCAGGATTGCTGAGAATCACGGTCCCGTTGCTGCTCAGCGCGCCATTAATCACGCTGGCCCCGCCGGAAATTCGATTTAAAATCGAAGCAAGATTATTGGAGAGCAGAAAATTAACGGTTTCGCCTTGCGCGATATTAAACTGCTGCCAGTTGATAATCGCATGGGCCTGATGCGAGGTGACGTTCAGCGTATTGCCATTGACGACATCGAACGACACGTCGCCGCTTTCCACCTGCCAGCCGCTGGGCAGGGCGGCGGCGGGGGCGGCCAGCGTCAGGGCCGTTAACAGGCTGGCGGCGTATCGAACGGCCGCGCGCGTACGCTGAACGTGGCGGGATTCAGTCATTGGCGTCGACTTCTCTTGAGATAACTTCCCAAGGGGCTCTTACAGTAAGGGGCTCGTGTGAGAGGTCAGAATCGTCGTCACGGTTCATCGGGGTCTGAAGGGGGCTTTTAGACTAATCGGCCATTGCGACTGAAACTTGAGACTGTCTGCTTCAGACTGCTGGCGGGCGTTGTCGCGGTTGCGATTGACCACAGCCATGGCAAACGGGTACCATGCGCAAGATTGACCTGCGGGCGTTGGGGGATTCGACGCGCCGCGCCCTTTGACGGATGGAGTCTGCGCCGCAATGCCGCACCCGTTTTTTGACGCCTATGCCGAGCGCCCGCTCATTCTGGACGGGGCGATGGGAACCTGTATCCAGCAATACGACCTGACAGCCGACGATTTCGACGGTCAGGACGGGTGTAACGAAATCCTCGTCAAGACGCGGCCGGACGTGATTGGGAAAATTCACGCGGCATATTTCGAGGCCGGGTGTGACGCCGTGGAAACCAATACCTTCGGGGCCACGTCGCTGGTCTTGGGCGAATACGATCTCCAGGACCAGACTTATGAGATTAATCGCGCCGCCGCGGCTCTGGCGAAAGACGTTGCGCGTCAGTTCAGCAGCGTTAAACCGCGCTGGGCTGTTGGATCCATCGGGCCGACGACAAAACTGCCATCGCTGGGGCATATCCGCTTTTCAGATTTAAAGGCCGCCTACCTGCCGCAAATTGAAGGCCTCATCGACGGCGGCGCCGATCTGCTGCTGGTGGAAACCTGTCAGGATTTACTGCAAAGCAAGGCCGCGCTGGCCGCCATTCGTCAGGTCCAGCGGGCAAAAGGCGCGCATCTGCCTGTTATCGTGCAGGTTACGATGGAGCAGACCGGCTCGATGCTCATCGGCATGGACATTGCCGCCGTGGTCGCCGCTATGGCCCCGTTTGGCATTGATGCGTTGGGCCTGAACTGCGCGACGGGTCCGCAAGAGATGGCGCGTCACGTCAAATATCTCAGCGAGCACAGCCCGTTTCTGGTCTCGTGTCTGCCCAATGCGGGGATTCCTGAGAATGTCGGCGGGCAGGCGCATTATCATCTGTCGCCTGAGGCGCTGGCCGAGCATCTGGCGCGCTTTGTCGGCGATTGGGGCGTTCGCATCGTCGGCGGCTGCTGCGGCACGTCTCCGGCGCATTTGCGCGCGGTCGTCGACCGTGTGGCGGGCGTCCGTCCGGCGGCGCGCGACCCGCAAACGCCGTCAGCCCTCACCAGTTTGTATGCGCTGACGCCGATGCAGACGGACCCGCCGCCATTGCTGGTCGGCGAGCGGACTAACGCCAATGGGAGCAAGGCGTTTCGCGATCGCCTCCAGCAAAACGACTTCGATGGACTGGTCGCCATCGGCAAGGAGCAGACCCGCGTGGGCGCCCACGTGCTGGATGTCTGCGCAGCCTACGTGGGGCGTGACGAAGCGGCAGATATGGGCGAAATTATCACGCGCTTTAATCATCAACTCGACCTGCCCCTGATGATCGACTCGACGGAGGCCCCGGTCATTGAAGCCGCCTTGCAGTTGCTGGCGGGCAAGGCCATTGTGAACTCAATCAATCTGGAAGACGGTGAAGGGCGGCTTCAGCGCGTCGTCGGATATTGTCGCGAGTATGGCGCTGCTGTGGTGGCGCTGACGATCGACGAAGACGGCATGGCCAAGACCATCGACAAGAAGCGCGCCGTCGCCCGTCGGATTTACGATCTGGCCGTGACGCAAGGCGGTATGTCTGCGCGCGATCTGGTGTTTGATCCGCTCACCTTTACGCTGGGCAGTGGCGATGAAGAGTTCCGGAAAGCTGGACAGGCGACCCTGGAGGCTATTCGCCTCATTAAGGCGGATTTACCCGGCGTCTCGACGATTCTCGGCGTCAGCAACATCAGTTTTGGGCTGAAACCTGCGGCGCGTCACGTGCTGAATAGCGTCTTTCTGCACGCGGCGGTGGCTGCCGGCCTGGATATGGCGATCATCAACAGCCGCCATCTTATTCCCATGCACAAAATCTCCGACGAAGAGCGCACGCTGTGCCAGCGCCTGATTGAAGACGATCGCATTTTTGCCGCCGATGGCAGCGTGGTCAGCGATCCGCTCATGGAACTGATGCGCTATTACGAGCAAAACGCCGGAGCCAGCGCCGACGCTCAGGAGCAGGCCATGCCTGAGGCCATCGACGAGCGTCTGAAATACCGAATCATCAACGGCGAAAAAACCGGCCTTGAAGCCGATCTCGACGCGGCAATGACGCAATGGGAACCGCTGACCATTATCAATGAGATTCTGCTGGCCGGGATGAAGACCGTGGGTGAACTGTTCGGCGCCGGCGATATGCAATTGCCCTTTGTCCTGCAGTCGGCGGAGACCATGAAGGCGGCTGTAGCCTATCTGGAGCCGCACATGGCCACGGCAGGCGGCGAGAACGTCAGCAAGGGACTGATGGCGCTTGCCACGGTCAAGGGCGACGTCCACGATATCGGCAAGAATCTGGTGGATATTATTCTCACCAATAACGGCTATAAAGTTGTCAATCTGGGCATTAAGCAGCCTATTGAGGCGATTCTCGAAGCGGCTGAAGCTCATCAGGCAGATGCCATTGGGATGAGCGGTCTGCTGGTGAAATCCACGGCCATCATGAAAGAAAACCTGGAGCTGATGCGTGCGCGGGGCCTGACGATCCCCGTGGTGCTGGGCGGCGCGGCCCTCACTCCGCGCTTTGTCGAAGACGATTGCCAGCGGGTGTACGACGGGCGGGTTTTCTACGCCAAGGACGCCTTTGACGGCCTGCGGGCGATGGAAGCGATTCTGGCGGGCGACGTCACGCCGCAGAGCCCTGCCGCCGCGTCTTCTGAGACGGATTCTGCGCAGAGCGATGACAGCGCGCCCTATCAGGCCGTCGGCTCGGTAGGCGGCCATGTCGGCCTGTCCCCCGACGATCCGGGCTTCTCGCGCCGGTGCGACGAAATCGCCCAGGACAATCCCATCCCCGCGCCTCCGTTTTATGGCGTGCGCGTGGTGGATAGCGTCTCGCTGAGCGATGTGTATCCTTATATCAACCGCCAGGCGCTTTTTGCGGGCCAGTGGCAGATGCGGCGCGGCGCC
Coding sequences:
- the metH gene encoding methionine synthase, with protein sequence MPHPFFDAYAERPLILDGAMGTCIQQYDLTADDFDGQDGCNEILVKTRPDVIGKIHAAYFEAGCDAVETNTFGATSLVLGEYDLQDQTYEINRAAAALAKDVARQFSSVKPRWAVGSIGPTTKLPSLGHIRFSDLKAAYLPQIEGLIDGGADLLLVETCQDLLQSKAALAAIRQVQRAKGAHLPVIVQVTMEQTGSMLIGMDIAAVVAAMAPFGIDALGLNCATGPQEMARHVKYLSEHSPFLVSCLPNAGIPENVGGQAHYHLSPEALAEHLARFVGDWGVRIVGGCCGTSPAHLRAVVDRVAGVRPAARDPQTPSALTSLYALTPMQTDPPPLLVGERTNANGSKAFRDRLQQNDFDGLVAIGKEQTRVGAHVLDVCAAYVGRDEAADMGEIITRFNHQLDLPLMIDSTEAPVIEAALQLLAGKAIVNSINLEDGEGRLQRVVGYCREYGAAVVALTIDEDGMAKTIDKKRAVARRIYDLAVTQGGMSARDLVFDPLTFTLGSGDEEFRKAGQATLEAIRLIKADLPGVSTILGVSNISFGLKPAARHVLNSVFLHAAVAAGLDMAIINSRHLIPMHKISDEERTLCQRLIEDDRIFAADGSVVSDPLMELMRYYEQNAGASADAQEQAMPEAIDERLKYRIINGEKTGLEADLDAAMTQWEPLTIINEILLAGMKTVGELFGAGDMQLPFVLQSAETMKAAVAYLEPHMATAGGENVSKGLMALATVKGDVHDIGKNLVDIILTNNGYKVVNLGIKQPIEAILEAAEAHQADAIGMSGLLVKSTAIMKENLELMRARGLTIPVVLGGAALTPRFVEDDCQRVYDGRVFYAKDAFDGLRAMEAILAGDVTPQSPAAASSETDSAQSDDSAPYQAVGSVGGHVGLSPDDPGFSRRCDEIAQDNPIPAPPFYGVRVVDSVSLSDVYPYINRQALFAGQWQMRRGAKASEAYQRELMETAVPVLETLQREAIEGGLLTPRVVYGYFPCQSEGNDLIVYDPAVYPQRLQALQRFSFPRGGVKRLCLSDFFASCDSGRVDVIAFQLVTVGHEASAHAQRLFEAGRFQEYLYFHGFGVESAEALAEYWHKRIRAEWGVGAQDAADIKRLFAQGYQGSRYSFGYPACPHLEDQAKLVALLDPARIGVALSEEFMLEPEQSTSALIVHHPQARYFDVRMRSQTAPASGT